One genomic region from uncultured Subdoligranulum sp. encodes:
- a CDS encoding tRNA threonylcarbamoyladenosine dehydratase translates to MPDIYTRTRALLGTPALETLRAAHVAVFGIGGVGGQAVEVLARSGVGELSLFDSDRVAESNLNRQLIALHSTLGQYKVDAMTARIADIDPTTVVHAHRLFYGADTADTIDLGQFDYVLDCIDTVSAKLLLIERCKAAGTPILCSMGAANKLDPTAFRVADIEKTSVDPLAKVIRIQCRKRRLGKVKVVFSTEEPLTPLTAELTETPANGRRAVPASNAFVPAACGLVCGGEVVKDLIRRAGTGRSEMNR, encoded by the coding sequence ATGCCTGATATCTATACCCGTACCCGCGCCCTGCTGGGCACCCCTGCTCTCGAAACGCTGCGCGCCGCCCATGTGGCGGTGTTCGGCATCGGCGGTGTGGGCGGCCAGGCCGTGGAGGTGCTGGCCCGCAGCGGGGTGGGGGAGCTGAGCCTTTTCGACAGTGACAGGGTGGCGGAATCCAACCTGAACCGTCAGCTCATCGCGCTGCACTCCACGCTGGGCCAGTACAAGGTGGATGCCATGACGGCCCGCATTGCCGACATCGACCCCACCACCGTGGTGCACGCCCACCGGCTGTTCTACGGTGCCGACACCGCCGATACCATCGATCTGGGGCAGTTTGACTATGTGCTGGACTGCATCGACACGGTGTCGGCCAAGCTGCTGCTCATTGAGCGGTGCAAGGCGGCGGGCACCCCCATCCTCTGCAGCATGGGGGCGGCCAACAAGCTGGACCCCACGGCGTTCCGGGTGGCGGACATCGAGAAAACCAGCGTGGACCCGCTGGCCAAGGTCATCCGCATCCAGTGCCGCAAACGGCGGCTGGGCAAGGTGAAGGTGGTTTTCTCCACCGAGGAACCCCTGACACCCCTCACGGCGGAACTGACCGAAACCCCGGCCAACGGACGGCGGGCCGTACCGGCCAGCAATGCCTTTGTGCCGGCGGCCTGCGGGCTGGTCTGCGGCGGCGAGGTGGTCAAGGACCTGATCCGCCGCGCCGGCACCGGCCGCTCCGAAATGAACAGATAA
- a CDS encoding DUF4153 domain-containing protein, whose translation MTELPREGAGRPLYESAPKIQLAVPATPYLWGAVLSYPLAYLYVKEILFARRFAGWGLPVFTVLFVAGVEAMARALHRRAAAETPLWAGCWLVLAGAMAFWGEQPVLGGWQPLVWHIFAVWFVLARCGMLAQGYSGSLCFLDGLTGFVVLPFGNFFRRVGTVWAGVRSVGQQRRKLRGTAVGAVTVLVTLLLCAMAWNLLAAADPHFAALGRAWNDWLALLLNSEKLVSYIVYFLLSLPVGAWLYGLVAGSLRRENPPCPADRFYAGLEPFRLLPRVTAIAAVGALCAIYTLFFGLQAAEWLAAAPLGLTAPAASDFAVDGFWELLRILLLDFCVLAAVRFLGRRPLPKTLAALFCLYGIAFALLAGAKLAVYIHLFGYTPRRVVAGWFLGVLAVWAVLLLVRVFRSIPAARMGLAVLAVTFVLLSCVDMKSRIVRANLDRYDAGVDADLDLDVLQDCGLNYWTRGREQADVVTYTRWLLDAGWFENRSIRDLQELYDVDGPGLGETRRVKLDGDWLLTMTFDDRWCCTGASLTQTENRV comes from the coding sequence ATGACAGAACTACCCAGAGAGGGCGCCGGGCGTCCCCTTTACGAAAGTGCGCCCAAAATTCAGCTGGCGGTGCCGGCAACTCCCTATCTATGGGGCGCGGTGCTCAGCTACCCGCTGGCCTACCTGTATGTGAAAGAGATTCTGTTTGCCCGCCGGTTTGCGGGCTGGGGCCTGCCGGTCTTCACCGTGCTGTTTGTGGCCGGTGTGGAGGCCATGGCCCGGGCGCTCCACCGCCGGGCAGCCGCCGAAACACCCCTCTGGGCGGGCTGCTGGCTGGTGCTGGCCGGTGCTATGGCGTTCTGGGGTGAACAGCCTGTGCTGGGCGGCTGGCAGCCGTTGGTGTGGCATATTTTTGCCGTCTGGTTCGTGCTGGCCCGGTGCGGCATGCTGGCTCAAGGGTACAGCGGCAGCCTATGCTTCCTGGACGGTCTGACGGGCTTTGTGGTGCTGCCCTTCGGGAATTTCTTCCGCAGGGTCGGCACGGTCTGGGCCGGGGTGCGCAGTGTGGGGCAGCAGCGGCGCAAGCTGCGCGGGACCGCCGTGGGGGCGGTGACCGTGCTGGTCACGCTGTTGCTCTGCGCCATGGCCTGGAACCTGCTGGCGGCGGCTGACCCCCATTTCGCGGCGTTGGGCCGGGCGTGGAACGACTGGCTGGCCCTCCTTCTCAATAGTGAAAAACTGGTCTCCTACATTGTATACTTCCTGCTCTCCCTGCCGGTGGGCGCCTGGCTCTACGGCCTGGTGGCGGGCTCGCTGCGCCGGGAAAACCCGCCCTGCCCGGCGGACCGCTTCTACGCAGGGCTGGAGCCCTTCCGGTTGCTGCCCCGGGTGACGGCCATTGCGGCGGTGGGGGCCCTGTGCGCCATCTACACGCTGTTCTTCGGGCTCCAGGCGGCCGAATGGCTGGCCGCCGCGCCCCTGGGCCTGACGGCACCCGCCGCCTCGGACTTTGCGGTGGACGGCTTCTGGGAGCTGCTGCGGATTCTGCTGCTGGACTTCTGCGTGCTGGCGGCTGTGCGGTTTCTCGGCCGCCGCCCGCTGCCCAAGACGCTGGCAGCCCTCTTCTGCCTCTACGGCATCGCCTTCGCCCTGCTGGCCGGGGCCAAGCTGGCGGTTTACATCCATCTCTTCGGCTATACGCCCCGCCGGGTGGTGGCCGGGTGGTTCCTCGGCGTGCTGGCGGTCTGGGCCGTGCTGCTGCTGGTGCGGGTCTTCCGCAGCATACCGGCGGCCCGCATGGGACTGGCCGTGCTGGCGGTCACCTTTGTGCTGCTCTCCTGCGTGGATATGAAAAGCCGGATCGTCCGCGCCAATCTGGACCGCTACGACGCCGGTGTGGATGCCGACCTGGACCTGGATGTGCTGCAGGACTGCGGCCTCAACTACTGGACCCGGGGCAGGGAACAGGCCGACGTGGTCACCTATACCCGCTGGCTGCTGGATGCCGGCTGGTTTGAAAACCGGTCCATTCGGGACCTGCAGGAGCTATACGATGTGGACGGCCCCGGCCTGGGAGAAACGCGGCGGGTCAAGCTGGACGGTGACTGGCTGCTGACCATGACCTTTGACGACCGCTGGTGCTGCACCGGGGCTTCCTTGACGCAGACGGAAAACCGGGTATAA
- a CDS encoding helix-turn-helix transcriptional regulator produces MPIVVNLDVMMARRHKGAGELAEEIGITPANLSILKNNKAKAVRFSTLEALCKALDCQPADLLEYVPDER; encoded by the coding sequence GTGCCCATCGTGGTCAATCTGGATGTGATGATGGCGCGCCGCCATAAAGGCGCAGGGGAGCTGGCCGAGGAGATCGGCATCACCCCGGCCAATCTGTCCATCCTCAAGAACAACAAGGCCAAAGCGGTGCGGTTTTCCACGCTGGAAGCGCTGTGCAAGGCGCTGGACTGCCAGCCCGCCGATTTGCTGGAATACGTTCCCGACGAGCGGTAA
- a CDS encoding DUF2975 domain-containing protein, which produces MKCWQWDDHKSITLTRYVVALAILGSAVMTVCGPWLVRWLMTTHHLNQDGPAVEVVLLVLGYLCAALAFWMLYNLYRFLGRLEQGEVFVPQTVLALRRISWCCTWAAVLCLPVGIWIYLPFAFLAVAAGFMALLVRVLKNAFAQAVRMKDELDYTI; this is translated from the coding sequence ATGAAATGTTGGCAATGGGACGATCACAAGAGTATTACGCTGACGCGGTATGTGGTGGCGCTGGCCATCCTGGGCAGCGCGGTCATGACGGTCTGCGGGCCCTGGCTGGTGCGCTGGCTGATGACCACCCATCACCTGAACCAGGACGGCCCCGCCGTGGAGGTCGTGCTGCTGGTGCTGGGGTATCTCTGCGCGGCGCTGGCCTTCTGGATGCTGTACAATCTCTACCGCTTTCTGGGGCGGCTGGAGCAGGGGGAGGTCTTCGTCCCCCAGACGGTGCTGGCGCTGCGGCGAATCAGCTGGTGCTGCACCTGGGCGGCGGTGCTCTGCCTGCCGGTGGGCATCTGGATCTATCTGCCCTTCGCCTTTCTGGCGGTGGCGGCCGGGTTCATGGCGCTGCTGGTGCGGGTGCTGAAAAACGCCTTTGCCCAGGCCGTGCGGATGAAGGACGAACTGGACTATACCATATAA
- a CDS encoding HD domain-containing protein: protein MFCKLTPAEETRMRQLLQGVADDPNALVMKQFIQHGTVTTYEHCLRVTRIAYWLNLRLGCGAREASLVRGAFLHDFYLYDWHACHDITHWHGFKHPLIARYNAETVFRLNATEKNIIQSHMWPLTPAWLPRCREAVLVCLADKMSSAWETVMERSTPRPA from the coding sequence ATGTTCTGTAAACTGACCCCGGCGGAGGAAACCCGGATGCGCCAATTGCTGCAGGGGGTGGCGGACGACCCCAACGCGCTGGTGATGAAGCAGTTCATCCAGCACGGCACCGTCACCACCTACGAGCACTGTCTGCGGGTGACGCGCATTGCCTACTGGCTGAATCTGCGGCTGGGCTGCGGGGCCCGGGAGGCCAGCCTGGTGCGGGGCGCGTTCCTGCACGACTTCTATCTCTACGACTGGCATGCCTGCCACGACATTACCCACTGGCACGGGTTCAAGCATCCCCTCATCGCCCGCTACAACGCCGAGACGGTGTTCCGCCTCAACGCCACCGAGAAGAACATCATCCAGAGCCATATGTGGCCGCTGACCCCCGCCTGGCTTCCGCGCTGCCGGGAAGCGGTGCTGGTCTGCCTGGCGGACAAGATGTCCTCCGCCTGGGAGACCGTGATGGAGCGCAGCACGCCCCGGCCCGCCTGA
- the rlmD gene encoding 23S rRNA (uracil(1939)-C(5))-methyltransferase RlmD — protein MPKTCPNFTRQCGGCPLLATPYPRQLAEKQQRLEKLLGGFAPVEPVRGMENPWNYRNKAIASFAMQQGKLVCGLYAEGTHRVLPGTDCLLQQEALNRTLEAVLQAARGCRWTAYDEDRSTGLLRHVVLRGTREGQVLVTLVTPSPALPGSRNFCAALRRAAPWVAGIVHNVNPTATSAVLGNREKVLHGPGQVLDTLCGLRFAISSRSFYQVNPLQTEVLYQTAISLAELTGKETVVDAYCGIGTIGLCAAASAGRVLGIERNPAAVRDAIANARRNGVNNARFTCADATPWMEQAAREALRPHVVFLDPPRAGSTPACIGAVSRMAPRRVVYVSCDPETLARDVALFARQGYKARKFVPVDLFPHTRHIETVALLTRQEARP, from the coding sequence ATGCCCAAGACCTGTCCCAATTTTACCCGCCAGTGCGGCGGCTGTCCGCTGCTGGCAACGCCCTATCCCCGGCAGCTGGCCGAAAAACAGCAGCGCCTGGAAAAACTGCTGGGCGGCTTTGCGCCGGTGGAGCCGGTGCGGGGGATGGAAAACCCCTGGAACTACCGCAACAAGGCCATTGCCAGCTTCGCCATGCAGCAGGGCAAACTGGTCTGCGGCCTGTATGCCGAGGGCACCCACCGGGTGCTGCCGGGCACCGACTGTCTGCTGCAGCAGGAGGCCCTCAACCGCACGTTGGAGGCCGTGCTCCAGGCGGCCCGGGGCTGTCGCTGGACGGCCTACGATGAGGACCGCAGCACCGGGCTGCTGCGCCATGTGGTGCTGCGGGGCACCCGGGAGGGGCAGGTGCTGGTGACGCTGGTCACCCCCAGCCCGGCCCTGCCGGGCAGCCGGAATTTCTGTGCGGCGCTGCGCAGGGCGGCCCCCTGGGTGGCGGGTATTGTGCACAACGTGAATCCCACCGCCACCAGCGCGGTGCTGGGCAACCGGGAAAAGGTGCTGCACGGCCCCGGGCAGGTGCTGGACACCCTGTGCGGACTGCGGTTTGCCATCTCGTCCCGCAGCTTTTATCAGGTCAACCCGCTCCAGACCGAGGTGCTGTATCAAACGGCCATCAGCCTGGCGGAGCTCACCGGCAAGGAGACGGTGGTGGATGCCTACTGCGGCATCGGCACCATCGGGCTCTGCGCGGCGGCTTCGGCGGGCAGGGTGCTGGGCATCGAGCGCAACCCGGCTGCCGTGCGGGACGCCATCGCCAATGCCCGGCGCAACGGGGTGAACAATGCCCGTTTCACCTGCGCCGACGCCACCCCCTGGATGGAGCAGGCGGCCCGGGAGGCCCTGCGCCCCCACGTGGTGTTCCTGGACCCGCCCCGGGCGGGCAGCACGCCGGCCTGTATTGGGGCGGTAAGCCGGATGGCACCCCGGCGGGTGGTGTATGTGAGCTGCGACCCTGAAACGCTGGCCCGGGATGTGGCGCTGTTTGCCCGGCAGGGCTACAAGGCCCGGAAATTTGTGCCGGTGGATCTGTTCCCCCATACCCGCCATATCGAGACGGTGGCGCTGCTCACCCGCCAGGAGGCCCGGCCATGA
- a CDS encoding flavodoxin family protein, whose protein sequence is MNVLLINGSPHKNGCTYTALTEVASALQEAGIETTIFHIGSAPVGGCVGCGGCRKAGKCVFGGTVADVLPLVEKADGIVFGAPVHYATAAGSMLGFMHRLAMSAGNLLRHKPAAVVTSARRAGTTTALEAMEKVPQFFEMPLVSSTYWPMVHGGNADQAKLDEEGCQIMRNLGRNMAWMLRCIEAGKAAGIEPPQAESGKQTNFIR, encoded by the coding sequence ATGAATGTTCTTCTGATCAACGGCAGCCCGCACAAAAACGGCTGCACCTATACGGCCCTGACCGAAGTGGCTTCTGCCCTCCAGGAGGCCGGTATCGAGACCACGATTTTCCACATCGGTTCGGCGCCGGTGGGCGGCTGTGTGGGCTGCGGCGGCTGCCGCAAGGCCGGCAAGTGCGTCTTCGGCGGCACGGTGGCCGACGTGCTGCCCCTGGTGGAAAAGGCAGACGGCATCGTCTTCGGCGCGCCCGTTCACTATGCCACGGCGGCAGGCAGCATGCTGGGCTTTATGCACCGGCTGGCCATGAGTGCGGGTAATCTTTTGCGCCACAAGCCGGCCGCTGTGGTGACCAGCGCCCGCCGGGCCGGTACCACCACCGCCCTGGAGGCCATGGAGAAGGTGCCCCAGTTTTTTGAGATGCCGCTGGTAAGTTCCACCTACTGGCCGATGGTCCACGGCGGCAATGCCGACCAGGCCAAGCTGGACGAGGAAGGCTGCCAGATCATGCGCAACCTGGGCCGCAACATGGCCTGGATGCTGCGCTGCATCGAGGCGGGCAAGGCCGCAGGCATCGAGCCTCCCCAGGCGGAAAGCGGCAAACAGACCAATTTCATCCGCTGA
- a CDS encoding phosphatase PAP2 family protein translates to MNEQRYRAVIGWFQAHPAARRALYLVSRGAVAAVYLLYAVLLFWLAVWYRERLLPSVVVPAVIFWAGSALRTRINRPRPYTALGYRPLFPKAETGRSMPSRHCFSAAAIAVTAWHCSGPLGAVLTVLAVLIAASRVVTGVHYISDVLAGLAFGAGTALVGWQLFGLLLPTML, encoded by the coding sequence ATGAACGAACAACGCTACCGTGCCGTCATCGGCTGGTTTCAGGCGCACCCGGCCGCCCGGCGCGCCCTCTATCTTGTCAGCCGGGGCGCGGTGGCTGCCGTCTATCTGCTCTACGCCGTCCTGCTGTTCTGGCTGGCGGTGTGGTACCGGGAACGGCTGCTGCCGTCGGTGGTGGTCCCGGCGGTGATCTTCTGGGCGGGCAGCGCGCTGCGCACCCGCATCAACCGGCCCCGCCCCTACACGGCGCTGGGCTACCGGCCGCTGTTCCCCAAGGCGGAGACGGGGCGCAGCATGCCCAGCCGGCACTGCTTTTCGGCGGCGGCCATTGCGGTGACGGCCTGGCACTGCAGCGGCCCGCTGGGGGCGGTGCTGACCGTGCTGGCGGTGCTTATCGCTGCGTCCCGGGTCGTCACCGGCGTGCACTATATCAGCGACGTTCTGGCCGGGCTTGCCTTCGGCGCGGGCACGGCGCTGGTGGGCTGGCAGCTCTTCGGACTGCTCCTGCCGACCATGCTCTGA